A single genomic interval of Candidatus Bipolaricaulis anaerobius harbors:
- a CDS encoding mechanosensitive ion channel family protein has product MTFLHRVVAGNEVWTWFVALGICVAIFTSLRLAKWAIHRRLLAREQRAPSEVTRLMADLVRRTQVLFLFTISLFVASLVLNLPPTASRGISVLAILALLIQLAMWGNRLITYWVSREIRRQLEQEKDAATATTLNAVGFLAKIALWTVVLLIALENIGVDVTALIAGLGIAGVAVALALQNVLGDLFASISIVVDKPFLVGDFIVVGDTSGTVERIGLKTTRIRSLTGEQVVLANSDLLGSRIRNYRRMRERRVAFTFRIAYDTPPELLERIPQTVREIIEGIPNTRFDRAHFKEYGDFALIFEVVYYVLVPDYSVYMDTQQAINLGLLRRFQEMGIRFAYPTQVVYIQPSPGPSKEDRHGH; this is encoded by the coding sequence ATGACCTTCCTCCACCGCGTGGTCGCCGGTAACGAGGTTTGGACCTGGTTCGTTGCCTTGGGGATCTGCGTCGCCATCTTCACCTCCCTCCGGCTTGCGAAGTGGGCGATCCATCGCCGATTGCTCGCCCGCGAGCAGCGAGCCCCCAGCGAGGTCACCCGCTTGATGGCCGACCTCGTGCGGAGGACCCAGGTCCTGTTCCTGTTCACGATCTCTCTATTCGTCGCCTCGCTCGTGCTGAACCTCCCCCCCACCGCGTCCCGCGGCATAAGCGTCCTGGCCATACTCGCATTGCTGATCCAGCTCGCGATGTGGGGGAATCGCCTCATCACCTACTGGGTTAGCCGCGAGATCCGGCGCCAGCTGGAGCAGGAAAAGGACGCCGCCACGGCCACCACCCTCAACGCCGTAGGGTTCTTGGCCAAGATCGCCCTGTGGACGGTGGTCCTCCTCATCGCGCTTGAGAACATCGGGGTGGACGTCACCGCCCTCATCGCCGGGCTCGGGATCGCCGGAGTTGCGGTCGCCCTCGCCCTCCAGAACGTGCTCGGGGACCTGTTCGCCTCCATCTCGATCGTTGTCGATAAGCCGTTCCTCGTGGGCGACTTCATCGTCGTGGGGGACACGAGCGGGACGGTGGAGCGAATCGGCCTCAAGACGACCCGCATTCGCAGCCTGACCGGGGAACAGGTCGTCCTGGCCAACTCCGACCTCCTCGGCAGCCGAATCCGGAACTACAGGCGGATGCGCGAGCGGCGGGTCGCCTTCACATTCAGGATCGCGTACGATACGCCCCCCGAGCTCCTGGAGCGGATCCCGCAGACGGTGCGGGAGATCATCGAGGGGATCCCCAATACCCGGTTCGACCGGGCCCACTTCAAGGAGTACGGGGACTTCGCCCTCATCTTCGAGGTCGTCTATTACGTCCTCGTCCCTGACTACAGCGTGTACATGGACACCCAGCAGGCGATCAACCTCGGGCTCCTGCGCCGGTTCCAGGAGATGGGGATCAGGTTCGCCTACCCCACCCAGGTCGTGTACATCCAACCGAGCCCTGGCCCGTCGAAGGAGGACCGGCATGGACATTAA
- a CDS encoding phosphoenolpyruvate carboxykinase (ATP) → MDINREVERLVGARASVNPSRPTLVQEAIAHREALVSVSGALATWTSPESTGRRPQDTYIVDRPEIHDEVDWTSPYCIPMAPATFELLASDAVATLAAKPRLFLMERALGADPACALPVRLLTDRALTALFADNMFRPLPTGIERSPFADRPFTLLALPYNKLDPRKYAGRLRNDPDKGRPSDLAVVMDFALRVGIVYGSAYLGSVKKLLFTVMNFLLPPLGILPLHGAANVGADGRSALFLGLSGTGKTSLSSDPERALLGDDEHGWSEEGIFNFEWGCYAKMIGIDPAKEPDIYGAVMHEAPPEDHGAIVENAFITPDGRFDFHDRRLTENSRASYPLSFIHNSDPTGRAGHPTVMVFLTADANGVLPPIARLEPDQAKLWFLMGYTSKLAGTETGVAEPGSTFSRFFGAPFMPRLPHAYTDLLGEYLDRYKTRTWLVNTGWSGGPYREGSRIDIRLTRAMVRAALSGELDRAKFTLDERFHLWVPTTCPGVPEEILRPEATWKDRGAYSRRADLLAHDFAREFEKSFGSLSINPRVAAQCPGRR, encoded by the coding sequence ATGGACATTAACCGTGAAGTGGAGCGGCTTGTGGGGGCCCGCGCCAGCGTGAACCCCTCCCGACCGACCCTCGTCCAGGAGGCGATCGCTCACCGGGAAGCCCTCGTGAGCGTCTCGGGGGCGCTCGCCACCTGGACATCCCCCGAATCCACTGGGCGGAGGCCGCAGGACACCTACATCGTCGACCGCCCGGAGATCCACGACGAGGTGGACTGGACGTCCCCGTACTGCATCCCCATGGCGCCGGCGACGTTCGAGCTCCTCGCCTCCGATGCGGTGGCGACGCTCGCGGCCAAGCCCAGGCTGTTCCTGATGGAGCGGGCCCTGGGGGCCGATCCGGCGTGTGCGCTCCCGGTGCGGCTCCTCACCGACCGCGCCCTCACCGCCCTGTTCGCGGACAACATGTTCCGACCGCTCCCAACCGGCATCGAGCGCTCCCCGTTCGCTGACCGCCCGTTCACCCTCCTCGCCCTCCCCTACAACAAGCTCGATCCGCGGAAGTACGCGGGCCGACTGCGGAACGACCCCGACAAGGGCCGCCCGTCCGACCTGGCGGTGGTCATGGACTTCGCCCTCCGCGTGGGGATCGTGTACGGCTCAGCGTACCTCGGGTCGGTGAAGAAGCTCCTGTTTACGGTGATGAACTTCCTCCTCCCCCCGTTGGGGATCCTCCCCCTGCACGGGGCGGCCAACGTCGGCGCCGATGGCCGCTCCGCCCTCTTCCTCGGCCTCTCCGGGACGGGGAAGACGTCGCTCTCCTCCGATCCCGAGCGGGCCCTCCTCGGCGACGACGAGCACGGGTGGAGCGAGGAGGGGATCTTCAACTTCGAGTGGGGCTGCTACGCGAAGATGATCGGGATCGATCCCGCCAAGGAGCCGGACATCTACGGGGCAGTGATGCACGAGGCGCCGCCGGAGGACCACGGGGCGATCGTGGAGAACGCGTTCATCACCCCCGATGGCCGGTTCGACTTCCACGACCGGCGGCTCACCGAGAACTCCCGCGCCAGCTACCCCCTCTCGTTCATCCATAACTCCGATCCCACCGGGCGGGCGGGGCACCCGACGGTCATGGTGTTCCTCACCGCTGACGCCAACGGCGTCCTCCCCCCGATCGCCCGCCTCGAGCCCGACCAGGCCAAGCTGTGGTTCCTCATGGGCTACACGAGCAAGCTCGCCGGGACGGAGACGGGGGTCGCCGAGCCGGGGTCCACGTTCTCCCGCTTCTTCGGGGCCCCGTTCATGCCGCGGCTTCCCCACGCCTACACCGACCTCCTCGGGGAGTACCTCGATCGGTACAAGACCCGGACGTGGCTCGTCAACACCGGCTGGTCGGGCGGTCCGTACAGAGAAGGGTCGCGGATCGACATCCGCCTCACCCGGGCAATGGTGCGGGCCGCGTTGTCCGGCGAGCTCGACCGGGCGAAGTTCACCCTCGATGAGCGGTTCCATCTTTGGGTTCCCACGACGTGCCCCGGGGTGCCGGAGGAGATCCTCCGCCCGGAGGCGACGTGGAAGGACCGGGGAGCCTACAGTCGGCGGGCGGACCTCCTCGCCCACGACTTCGCCCGGGAGTTCGAGAAGTCGTTCGGGAGCCTTTCGATCAACCCCCGCGTAGCCGCCCAATGCCCGGGACGGCGGTAG